The window GCTACGCCGTCGCCCTGCGCCTGGCCACCTACCTGGCGCTGGCCTTCACCGTGGTGATCTTCACCGCCGGCATTCTCGCCTGGCTGCGCGGCATGCGCGTGGCGCGCTACTTCATCTTCGCCTGGAGTGCCTTCCTGCTCGGCGGGGTGGTCAACACGCTGATGGTGCTCGGCCTGTTGCCCAACGTCTTCCTCACCATGTACGCCAGCCAGATCGGTTCGGCGCTGGAGGTCGGCCTGCTGTCCCTGGCGCTGGCGGACCGCATCAACGCCATGAAGGAAGAACGCACCCGCATCCTCCAGGAGACCAGCCGCAAGCTGGAGCAACTGAACCTGGAGCTGGCCAGCAGCAACCGCCTGAAGGACGAATTCCTCGCCACCGTCACCCACGAACTGCGTACGCCCATGAGCGGGGTGATCGGTTCGCTGGAACTGATGCAGACGGTGCCGATGGACATCGAGCTGGCCCAGTACCACAAGACCGCCACCGGTTCGGCGCGGGACATGATGCGCATGGTCAACGACATTCTCGCACTGCTCGAACTGCAGGCCGGCAAGCTCTACCCGCGCCGCGAGCCGTTCAGCCTGCGCGGCCTGTGCGATGGCCTGCGCGCCCAGTACGCGCCGCGTGCCGAGGAGCGGGGCCTGCGCTTCGTGCTGCAACTGGACGAGAGCCTGCCCGATACCCTTGAAGGTGACGCCGGCAAGCTGGCCCAGGCGCTGGGCTATCTGATCGACAACGCCATCAAGTTCACCCATCACGGCGGGGTCAGCCTGCGCGTCAGCGGCGAGCCCAATGCGGAAGGCCTGGCACTGCGCCTGGAGGTCCAGGACAGCGGGATCGGCTTCGCTACGCCCTCGGATGGCGCGCTCTACCAGCGTTTCTACCAGCTCGACGGTTCGCTGACCCGCGAGTACGGCGGCCTGGGCATCGGACTGGCGCTGTGCCGCAAACTGGTCGCCTTGCTGGGCGGCGAGCTGTCCCACGAGTCCACGCCTGGACAGGGCAGCTGCTTCAGCCTGACCCTGCAGGTCGGCCAACCGGTGCAGAGCATCGCCCCGCCGCCACGCCGCGCGGGAGGGCAGGCGCTGCGTAGCCCGGACCAGTGCACCGTGCTGGTGGTGGAAGACAATGCCATCAACCAACTGGTTATCCGCGGCATGCTGCTCAAGCTCGGCTACCGCGTGCGTACCGCCGACAACGGCGCCGAAGCCATCGAACTGCTGCGCCGCGAAGCCGTCGACGCGGTGCTGCTCGACTGCCAGATGCCGGTGATGGATGGCTTCGCCACCTGCCGCGCCCTGCGCACCCTGCCGCGCTGCGGCGACCTGCCGGTGCTGGCGATCACCGCCCACAGCCATAGCGGTGACCGCGAGCGCTGCCTGGCCGCCGGGATGAGCGACTACCTGGCCAAGCCGGTGAAGTTCGAGGAATTGCAGACGCTGCTGCATGACTGGTTGCTGTGCCAGCCTGCGCTGCCGAGTCACGCCTGAGGCCTGGCTTGCGTAGGAGCGGGCTTCGTCGGCGATAGCTTCGTACTGCTTTGTGCCGTGGGGTTCGCGAGCAAGCTCGCTCCTACAGGTCTGCTCCGGCGCGCTCTTCGTAGGAACGAGCTTGCTCGCGAACCGTTCCCATGCCGGAGGCATGGCCCCTCACCCCGGCCCAAATAAAAACGCCGCGATACCAACAGGCATCGCGGCGCTCTTTGGGGCGAACGGTCCCCCAGCCGAAGCTGGGAGGCCGCTGCGGGTCAGGTTCAGACCTTGACGACCCAGCCTTCCGGGCCTTCCACGTCGCCGGTCTGGATGCCGGTCAGCTCTTCATAGAGACGACGGGTTACCGGGCCGACGTCTTCGCGGCTGTAGAACACGTGCAGCTTGTCGTTGTACTGGATGCCACCGATCGGAGTGATCACCGCAGCAGTACCGCAGGCGCCGGCTTCCTTGAAGCGCGCCAGGTCGTTGATCTCCACGTCGCCTTCGATCACCTTCAGGCCCAGGCGGTCAGCCGCCAGCTCCATCAGCGACAGGCGGGTGATACCCGGCAGCACCGAGCTGGAACGCGGGGTGACGAACTCGTTGTCGTGGGTGATGGCGAAGAAGTTGGCCGAACCCACTTCCTCGATGCGGCTGTGGGTGGCCGGGTCGAGGTAGATGCAGTCGGCGAAACCGGCCTTCTTGGCCTGGGAACCCGGCAGCAGGCTGGCGGCATAGTTGCCACCGACCTTGGCGGCGCCGGTACCGTGGGGCGCGGCGCGGTCGTAGGTGGAGATCATGAAGTCATGGGGCTTCATGCCGCCCTTGAAGTAGGCGCCGACCGGGATGCAGAACACCGAGAAGATGAACTCCGGAGCCGGACGCACGCCGATGTTTTCACCCACGCCGATCACGAACGGACGCAGGTACAGGGCACCACCGGAACCGTATGGCGGAATGAAGCGCTCGTTGGCGCGGACGACCTGCTTGCAGGCGTCGATGAACTGCTCTTCGGAGACCTGCGGCATCAGCACGCGGGCGCAGCTGCGCGCCATGCGCGCGGCGTTCTGGTTCGGGCGGAACAGGTTGATCGAGCCATCCTTGCAACGGTAGGCCTTCAGGCCCTCGAAGCACTGCTGGCCGTAGTGCAGCGCCGTGGAGCCCTCGCTGATGTGCAGGGTGTTGTCCTCGGTCAGCTTGCCGTCGTCCCACAGACCATCGCGCCAGTGGGAGATGTAGCGGAAGTCGGTCTTGATGTAATCGAATCCGAGCGAGCCCCAATCGATGTCTTTTTGTTCCATGGTTGCCTCATTCAATGGGATTACCGAAGGCTCGCCTGCAAGGGAGCGACAGGCGAGCATCCGGACAGATGATTTCGGGACCCTGGCGGCGGGCGCGGCCTGAATCGACCAGGATTCGGCTGCGCGGCGGGAACGGTGTCCACCGCTTGATGGTCGCCACCAGGACTCCACCAAGACTTGCCATGATACCGGCGATATTCGCGGCTGTGGGCACTCGCAGGTGAATATCCCTGCCATCAGTCGCATCGGGAACCGAGCGACACCCCCGATCGGACGTTGCGCGGGGTTGTCCTGATAGTCGCTACCGCTGGCGCTTTTGCCCCTTTGGTCAAGTCCTGAAGCATGGTTCACTGCTTGAAAGTCCTGAATCCGGGTTCAGAGCATGGCCTACCGTGTCACTGAAGCGCGCCAGCGCCGAGACGTCGAGGAGCGCGAGCGGATTCTTTCCCTGGCGCTGGCCCGCGTGGCCGACGGCGGTTTCGCCGCGCTGACCATGCAGACCTTGGCCGAAGACGCCGGCATCGCCACCGGCAGCCTGTACCGGCACTTTCGCGGCAAGGGCGAGTTGGCCGCCGAGGTCTTCGCCCGCGCCAGCCAGCATGAAGTCGATGCCCTGGCCGAGGCGCTCCACGCGCCTGAAAAGGCCGCCAAACGCCTGGAGCACGGCCTGCGCCAGTTTGCCGCGCGGGCCTGGGGCAGCCGCCAACTCGCCTTCGCGCTGATCGCCGAACCGGTCGATCCCGAAGTCGACGAACAGCGCCTGATCTACCGCGAAGCCTACGCGGCGTTGTTCGTGCAGCTGCTGGAGCAGGGCATCGCCCAGGGTGAATTCCCGCCCCAGCCCGTTCACCTGGTCGCCGCCTGCCTGGTCGGCGCCATCGCCGAAGCCCTGGTCGGGCCTCTGTCGCCGCCGGCGCGCGCCGCACGGGATGCCGGCCAGCCCGGTGCGTCGCTGGCGCATGTCAGCGACGCCCTCGTCCATTTCTGCCTGCGCGCCGTCGGTGCGTCCCTTTCCGCTATGCAATCGCCTGCCAAGGAGGATCAGCCATGAGCCTGCACCAGTACGCCGAAACCCATGAAGTGACCAACCAGGTACCGCCGCTGGACGGCGCCAACCTCTACCGCGTCGACCTGCCGCTGCAGGAGTGGGTACGCCGTTACGAAGGCGGCTGGGCCGAGCAGAAGCTCGACGCCTACGGTGCGCTGGCCGGCGGTCCGCTGATGGCGGCGGGCTTCCTGGCCAATGAGAACAAGCCGGTGTTCAAGTCCCACGACCGCTACGGCCACCGCATCGACCTGGTGGAATTCCACCCGGCCTACCACGAACTGATGCGCGCCTCGATCGAAGCCGGCATCCCATCCATGCCCTGGACCGACCCGCGTGCCGGCGCCCAGGTCGCCCGCGCCGGCCTCAGCTACCTGCACAGCCAGGCCGAAGCCGGCACCGGTTGCCCGCTGACCATGACCTTCGCCAGCGTGCCCGCCCTGCGCCTGCAAGCGGACATCGCCGAGAAGTGGCTGCCGAAAATCCTCTCCACCCAGTACGAC of the Pseudomonas sp. PSE14 genome contains:
- a CDS encoding TetR family transcriptional regulator, which translates into the protein MAYRVTEARQRRDVEERERILSLALARVADGGFAALTMQTLAEDAGIATGSLYRHFRGKGELAAEVFARASQHEVDALAEALHAPEKAAKRLEHGLRQFAARAWGSRQLAFALIAEPVDPEVDEQRLIYREAYAALFVQLLEQGIAQGEFPPQPVHLVAACLVGAIAEALVGPLSPPARAARDAGQPGASLAHVSDALVHFCLRAVGASLSAMQSPAKEDQP
- a CDS encoding branched-chain amino acid aminotransferase translates to MEQKDIDWGSLGFDYIKTDFRYISHWRDGLWDDGKLTEDNTLHISEGSTALHYGQQCFEGLKAYRCKDGSINLFRPNQNAARMARSCARVLMPQVSEEQFIDACKQVVRANERFIPPYGSGGALYLRPFVIGVGENIGVRPAPEFIFSVFCIPVGAYFKGGMKPHDFMISTYDRAAPHGTGAAKVGGNYAASLLPGSQAKKAGFADCIYLDPATHSRIEEVGSANFFAITHDNEFVTPRSSSVLPGITRLSLMELAADRLGLKVIEGDVEINDLARFKEAGACGTAAVITPIGGIQYNDKLHVFYSREDVGPVTRRLYEELTGIQTGDVEGPEGWVVKV
- a CDS encoding hybrid sensor histidine kinase/response regulator translates to MRHWLIFLILLILSPVASAISFDEHVGRLPLGRAMDVFEDVRGTADISEISSPALAASFRRHERDVLNAGYSRSVFWLRLDLDYQPQASRDPANWLLELAYPPLDKLDLYLPDGKGGFQLAQRTGDTLPFASRPIRQNNYLFDLKLEPGKPLRVYLRLESQGSIQAPLTLWSPKAYLEEQPGRIYVLGIIYGVLLVMLIYNLFIFLSVRDTSYLYYILYIASFGLYQISVNGAGIEYFWPNSPWWANASTPFLIGSAGLFGCQFARSFLHTREHSLWIDRLLLVLMGVGALVMTLALTVSYAVALRLATYLALAFTVVIFTAGILAWLRGMRVARYFIFAWSAFLLGGVVNTLMVLGLLPNVFLTMYASQIGSALEVGLLSLALADRINAMKEERTRILQETSRKLEQLNLELASSNRLKDEFLATVTHELRTPMSGVIGSLELMQTVPMDIELAQYHKTATGSARDMMRMVNDILALLELQAGKLYPRREPFSLRGLCDGLRAQYAPRAEERGLRFVLQLDESLPDTLEGDAGKLAQALGYLIDNAIKFTHHGGVSLRVSGEPNAEGLALRLEVQDSGIGFATPSDGALYQRFYQLDGSLTREYGGLGIGLALCRKLVALLGGELSHESTPGQGSCFSLTLQVGQPVQSIAPPPRRAGGQALRSPDQCTVLVVEDNAINQLVIRGMLLKLGYRVRTADNGAEAIELLRREAVDAVLLDCQMPVMDGFATCRALRTLPRCGDLPVLAITAHSHSGDRERCLAAGMSDYLAKPVKFEELQTLLHDWLLCQPALPSHA